In Pleurocapsa sp. PCC 7319, the following are encoded in one genomic region:
- a CDS encoding metallophosphoesterase, producing MQAKYYSPSLRTIRRWIGKFTVMAIALLIGCYIYGAKIEPNWIEVVPIQLAIPNLTPAFNEFKIVQISDLHSSRFMPEKRLDNIIKLVNQQQADAITITGDIITKNNDFNARKLEEKLSKLISHEGNLAVLGNHDHWSQVTDKLKQVLVRSKITNLDNQVYVIERGTEKLAFAGLDDPYWGKPDLNRVITQLPHDSAAILLVHEPDYIEKSAKTHKFALQLSGHSHGGQIRIPFLDPLILPPGGRKYFVGLNQVEETVEYTNRGLGMTGLPIRFNSRPEITVFTLHTIT from the coding sequence ATGCAGGCGAAGTATTATTCTCCTTCCTTAAGAACAATCAGAAGATGGATCGGTAAATTTACAGTTATGGCGATCGCCTTATTGATTGGTTGTTATATTTATGGTGCCAAAATAGAACCCAACTGGATTGAAGTGGTGCCAATTCAACTAGCAATTCCCAATTTAACCCCTGCATTTAATGAATTTAAAATAGTTCAAATTAGCGATCTACACAGTAGCCGCTTTATGCCTGAGAAACGGTTAGATAACATCATCAAACTAGTCAATCAGCAGCAAGCAGATGCGATCACTATTACCGGAGACATCATTACTAAAAATAACGATTTTAATGCTCGAAAACTAGAGGAAAAACTAAGCAAACTGATATCTCATGAAGGTAATCTAGCAGTTTTGGGTAATCACGACCACTGGAGCCAAGTAACTGACAAACTCAAACAAGTCCTGGTACGCAGTAAGATTACTAACCTAGATAATCAGGTTTATGTAATTGAGCGTGGCACCGAAAAACTAGCTTTTGCCGGACTAGACGATCCCTATTGGGGTAAACCAGACTTAAATCGAGTAATTACCCAATTACCCCATGATAGTGCTGCTATTCTTCTAGTTCATGAACCTGATTATATTGAAAAAAGTGCTAAAACTCACAAATTTGCTCTACAGTTATCGGGTCATTCCCATGGAGGACAAATCAGAATTCCTTTTCTAGATCCCCTAATCTTACCACCAGGTGGCAGAAAATATTTTGTGGGGTTAAACCAGGTTGAAGAAACCGTTGAATATACTAATCGTGGTTTAGGCATGACCGGATTACCTATCCGTTTCAACAGTCGCCCAGAAATCACTGTTTTTACTCTTCACACCATCACCTAA
- a CDS encoding hybrid sensor histidine kinase/response regulator, which yields MPIVIGQNTNLNNLKIEQKTILLLEAVTKKFMFSPNLTLNDFVCPIPVCQSKADLVSILRIFQHSSCDFLAIPRENSTWGTISSKNLLLLLAQVSQYSAIATKGNSRSLSQEETYYPLTRQDLNKLIEPAIIFQSDTKLEDFLDYLKEPSQSNQEAQYLIVNHQGNLKGFINTEKLLKSLVFKFNPLQTVSSNLPVMSIPYGSADKRLIDLIESIPLPLKLETAEGQDLFMNQCWKKLIVTGKELVAQKSQTNDLSLIWQSIKSEQSHYQQNAAQKNSNQNYQLGTTSHASNCLCLASDYHVISPINIPFQNTHFNFESEQLTTKITHSTAPSCLWDNVPLDWATNSPLSIQIDRGKDWSYLKIPLTLIVPEKLSNTTESLNWLVLAIKSSLGDGDEQLPNKALATSETIANILLATISHELKSPLTGIVGLSSLLKAQKLGKLNQRQTRYVQLIHNSGQKLMSIVNELLELSNLTTGDLPLKSELVDLDSLCRQICQQEITKLQTSSVVSSDSIIQAPQLRLNIESGAKLAIADKSCLTTILSHLIVETIKYSQPLNKLEIKIKAVKGFTAIVISNDLEAEFSLSEQTADPLTPLSDDFASLKGQSSLNLIIAKYLAKVLEGDLLFSFAADSCQFTLLLPKSNSQPVHFLPNLSPTINEHQCLATNVDAPLIMLINNNLDRVDELTCKLKELGYRVVLVRTGIEALKQIRKFKPKCVFLNPKLPDLNGKDLLSLLRLDSRTQDIPIFIFTSPPHQPNYQHLYQQANGFITFSPDKFTLEKILPTVKNSQATTKQNLTILCLYPEPEVINSEVPNINKSGLDFNLKKWAEQDWSNSHEEQLSSQYRIIEAEGLEQAHTLARIWQLDVIVLDGYQIAAPSKYLRSLQESKYLSALPLITLDTKTTEAANQIENLKVYPCLLPAQCRRVSDLMQVIQIATSLE from the coding sequence ATGCCAATTGTAATTGGGCAAAATACTAATCTTAATAATCTCAAAATTGAGCAGAAGACAATTTTGCTTTTGGAGGCAGTAACCAAGAAATTCATGTTTAGTCCTAATCTTACCCTCAATGATTTTGTCTGCCCCATTCCCGTCTGCCAATCAAAGGCAGATTTAGTAAGTATTCTGAGAATTTTTCAACATAGTAGTTGTGACTTCCTGGCAATTCCTCGAGAAAACTCTACCTGGGGAACAATTAGCTCAAAAAACCTACTTTTATTGCTAGCTCAAGTTAGCCAGTATTCAGCGATCGCTACCAAAGGTAATTCCAGAAGTTTATCTCAAGAAGAAACTTACTATCCTTTAACAAGGCAAGATTTAAATAAGTTAATCGAGCCGGCGATCATTTTTCAATCTGATACTAAGCTCGAAGACTTTTTGGACTATTTGAAAGAACCCTCTCAATCTAATCAGGAAGCTCAATATCTAATTGTTAATCATCAAGGTAATTTAAAAGGTTTTATCAATACAGAAAAATTACTGAAATCTTTGGTATTTAAGTTTAATCCTCTGCAGACTGTTAGCTCCAATTTGCCAGTTATGTCGATCCCTTACGGTTCTGCTGACAAAAGACTAATAGACTTGATTGAATCTATTCCCTTGCCCCTCAAATTAGAAACTGCCGAGGGACAGGATTTATTCATGAACCAATGCTGGAAAAAGTTAATTGTTACAGGTAAAGAGTTGGTCGCTCAAAAGTCTCAGACAAACGACTTGTCTCTAATTTGGCAGTCAATCAAGTCCGAGCAATCTCACTATCAGCAAAATGCTGCTCAGAAAAATAGTAACCAAAATTATCAACTGGGAACAACATCTCACGCCTCAAATTGTCTTTGTTTAGCTAGTGATTACCATGTTATCTCGCCAATAAATATTCCCTTCCAGAATACACATTTTAATTTCGAGTCAGAACAACTTACAACGAAAATTACTCATTCTACTGCCCCTTCATGTCTTTGGGATAATGTTCCCCTAGACTGGGCGACAAATTCTCCTTTAAGCATTCAAATTGATCGGGGAAAAGATTGGAGTTATCTTAAAATTCCTTTGACTCTTATAGTTCCCGAAAAACTCTCAAACACAACTGAGTCCCTAAATTGGTTGGTATTGGCAATTAAGTCATCATTAGGCGATGGTGATGAACAACTTCCCAATAAAGCATTAGCCACTTCAGAGACGATAGCTAATATTTTATTGGCAACTATCAGCCATGAACTCAAATCTCCTCTTACTGGTATTGTTGGTTTATCAAGCTTGCTTAAAGCGCAAAAACTAGGAAAACTTAACCAACGTCAAACTCGCTATGTTCAGTTAATCCATAATAGCGGTCAAAAATTGATGAGTATTGTTAACGAGTTATTAGAGCTCTCAAATTTAACTACAGGCGATCTGCCATTAAAGTCAGAATTAGTTGATTTAGATTCTTTATGTCGACAAATTTGTCAACAGGAAATAACCAAGCTCCAAACATCATCTGTAGTTTCCTCAGATTCTATAATTCAAGCTCCTCAGTTACGGCTCAATATAGAGTCAGGAGCGAAATTGGCGATCGCCGATAAATCTTGCCTAACGACAATACTTTCCCATCTAATAGTAGAGACGATTAAATATTCTCAGCCCCTCAACAAATTAGAAATTAAGATTAAAGCTGTTAAAGGTTTTACAGCTATTGTAATCAGCAACGATCTGGAAGCAGAATTTTCTTTATCTGAACAGACAGCTGATCCGTTAACACCATTATCAGATGATTTTGCCTCACTAAAAGGACAATCTAGTTTAAACTTAATTATCGCTAAATATTTGGCGAAAGTTCTTGAAGGAGACCTCCTTTTCAGCTTTGCTGCTGATAGTTGTCAATTCACTTTGTTGTTACCTAAAAGTAACTCGCAGCCGGTTCATTTTCTGCCCAATTTAAGTCCAACCATTAATGAGCATCAGTGTCTTGCTACAAATGTCGATGCTCCTCTAATTATGTTAATTAACAATAATTTGGATAGAGTTGATGAACTGACCTGCAAATTGAAAGAATTGGGCTACCGAGTAGTTCTAGTTCGTACCGGTATCGAAGCTCTTAAACAAATACGTAAGTTCAAGCCAAAATGTGTTTTCCTGAATCCAAAATTACCAGACCTCAACGGCAAAGATTTACTAAGTTTATTGAGATTGGATTCCCGTACTCAAGATATTCCTATATTTATTTTTACTTCCCCTCCTCATCAGCCAAATTATCAACATCTCTATCAGCAGGCGAACGGTTTTATTACTTTTTCTCCAGACAAGTTTACCCTAGAAAAGATTTTGCCCACTGTTAAAAACTCCCAGGCTACTACTAAGCAAAATTTGACTATCCTGTGCCTATATCCTGAACCTGAAGTTATTAATTCAGAAGTACCCAATATAAATAAGAGTGGTTTAGATTTTAATCTCAAAAAATGGGCTGAACAAGATTGGTCAAATAGTCATGAAGAGCAGCTCTCATCTCAATATCGCATCATTGAAGCTGAAGGTTTAGAACAAGCGCATACCCTTGCTCGTATCTGGCAGTTAGATGTCATAGTTTTAGATGGTTATCAAATCGCTGCTCCCTCTAAATACTTGCGATCGCTCCAAGAATCCAAGTATTTATCTGCTTTGCCTTTAATAACTCTGGATACTAAAACTACCGAAGCAGCTAACCAAATTGAAAATTTGAAAGTTTACCCCTGTTTACTTCCTGCTCAATGTCGTAGGGTTAGCGATCTGATGCAAGTTATTCAAATTGCTACCAGTCTTGAATAA
- the kaiB gene encoding circadian clock protein KaiB, with the protein MDQFRKTYVLKLYVAGNTPNSVRALKTLKNILEKDFQGVYALKVIDVLKNPQLAEEDKILATPTLSKVLPPPVRKIIGDLSDREKVLIGLDLLYEEIRERKL; encoded by the coding sequence ATGGATCAATTCAGAAAAACTTATGTACTTAAGTTGTATGTCGCTGGAAACACACCAAATTCAGTACGAGCACTAAAAACCCTGAAAAATATTTTAGAAAAAGATTTTCAGGGGGTTTATGCTCTTAAGGTAATTGACGTTTTGAAGAATCCTCAATTAGCTGAAGAAGATAAAATTCTGGCAACTCCAACTCTTTCTAAAGTATTGCCCCCTCCAGTTCGCAAAATAATTGGTGACTTAAGCGATCGCGAAAAGGTATTGATTGGATTAGATTTACTCTATGAGGAAATTCGTGAACGAAAGTTATAA
- the kaiC gene encoding circadian clock protein KaiC: MNQINPIQPQQPETYTKGVRKIRTMIEGFDEITHGGLPIGRTTLVSGTSGTGKTLLAVQFLYRGIEFFDCPGIFVTFEESPKDIIENAYSFGWDLQNLIDQGKFFILDASPDPEGQEVVGNFDLSALIERIQYAIRKYKAKLVSIDSVTAVFQQYDAASVVRREIFRLVARLKQLEVTSILTTERVEEYGAIARFGVEEFVSDNVIIIRNVLEGERRRRTIEILKLRGTTHMKGEYPFTITNDGINIFPLGAMRLTQRSSNVRRSSGVKTLDRLCGGGFFKDSIILATGATGTGKTLLVSKFLEEGCLQGERAVLFAYEESRAQLSRNASSWGVDFEEMEHKGLLKLLCCYPESAGLEDHLQMIKSEIAEFKPSRIAIDSLSALARGVTNNAFRQFVIGVTGYAKQEEITGFFTNTTDQFLGANSITESHISTITDTIILLQYVEIRGEMSRAMNVFKMRGSWHDKGIREYVISSDAPEIPYIKESFRNYEGIISGSPSRVAVNEKTELSRIARNVKDINIEGKTMDDK, encoded by the coding sequence ATGAATCAAATAAATCCTATTCAGCCACAGCAGCCAGAAACGTACACCAAAGGAGTGCGAAAAATTCGCACCATGATCGAAGGATTTGATGAAATCACTCATGGTGGACTGCCCATAGGCAGAACTACTCTAGTTAGCGGCACATCTGGTACTGGTAAAACCCTCTTGGCGGTTCAGTTTCTTTATCGGGGGATTGAGTTTTTTGATTGCCCTGGTATTTTTGTTACTTTTGAAGAGTCACCCAAAGATATTATTGAAAACGCCTATAGTTTTGGCTGGGATTTACAAAATCTGATCGATCAGGGTAAATTTTTCATTCTGGATGCTTCTCCCGATCCGGAAGGACAAGAAGTTGTTGGTAATTTCGATCTATCGGCACTAATTGAGCGCATTCAATATGCGATACGCAAATATAAAGCTAAATTAGTCTCCATCGACTCTGTTACAGCAGTATTTCAGCAATATGATGCGGCTTCTGTAGTTAGGCGCGAAATTTTTCGCTTAGTGGCCCGTCTTAAGCAATTAGAAGTTACTTCTATCTTAACTACGGAGAGAGTGGAAGAATATGGGGCAATTGCCCGTTTTGGAGTGGAAGAATTTGTTTCTGACAACGTAATTATTATTCGCAACGTCTTAGAAGGAGAACGTCGTCGTCGTACTATTGAAATTCTTAAGCTCCGTGGTACAACTCACATGAAGGGGGAGTATCCTTTTACTATTACTAATGACGGCATTAATATCTTTCCTTTGGGAGCAATGCGCCTTACACAACGCTCTTCTAATGTACGTCGTTCATCGGGAGTTAAAACACTTGATCGGCTATGTGGCGGAGGTTTTTTCAAAGATTCAATTATCTTGGCAACTGGAGCAACTGGTACGGGTAAAACCCTTCTGGTTAGTAAGTTTTTGGAAGAAGGTTGTCTTCAAGGAGAAAGAGCTGTCTTATTTGCCTACGAAGAATCCCGAGCGCAGTTGTCTCGTAATGCCTCCTCTTGGGGAGTAGATTTTGAGGAAATGGAGCACAAAGGATTGCTTAAGCTACTTTGTTGCTATCCAGAATCAGCTGGTTTAGAAGATCACTTACAGATGATCAAATCAGAAATAGCTGAGTTTAAACCTTCCCGTATTGCCATTGATTCTCTCTCAGCTCTGGCCAGAGGAGTAACTAATAATGCTTTTCGCCAGTTTGTGATTGGAGTTACTGGCTACGCCAAACAAGAGGAAATTACGGGCTTTTTCACTAATACTACCGATCAGTTTTTGGGAGCTAATTCCATTACGGAGTCTCATATTTCTACAATTACCGATACGATTATTTTATTGCAGTATGTAGAAATTAGGGGTGAAATGTCTCGAGCCATGAACGTATTTAAGATGCGTGGTTCATGGCACGATAAAGGTATTCGAGAATATGTGATTAGTTCTGATGCGCCAGAAATCCCCTACATCAAAGAATCTTTCCGTAATTACGAAGGGATTATTAGTGGTTCTCCTTCACGCGTTGCAGTCAACGAAAAGACCGAACTATCTCGTATTGCCAGAAATGTAAAAGATATTAACATCGAAGGAAAGACAATGGATGACAAATGA
- a CDS encoding acyl-CoA dehydrogenase family protein: protein MTNENLADKFQLTKVFFQQQVASQANKMDRHPQVLKSALQAMGDRSLLALKVPSELGGAGLSELDYRRLQILMARASGALTFLQTQHQSAATMLAKSPNQSLQQQFLPQAATGESLIGVGFSHLRRRTPMITATPTREGYLITGEVPWITGYDFFAHFILGATLPDGQELYGMLPLQNRLQGLGGKISLSKPMALMAMSATNTVSAQINQWFLSCDRLITIKPAGSIHQSSRKNILNHGFFALGCAYAGLDVLQTVADQKPLAFLRQSWQSLTAEVKQCEQQAITSTANSDATYQQRLQLRAWAIDLAERSSLAAVIASSGAANYLNSSAGRIYREALLFSVSGQTTDVMEVSLKRLLRDAVASDNNA from the coding sequence ATGACAAATGAGAATCTTGCTGACAAGTTTCAACTAACTAAAGTTTTTTTTCAACAGCAAGTGGCATCTCAGGCTAATAAAATGGATCGTCATCCTCAGGTTCTTAAATCAGCATTGCAAGCAATGGGCGATCGCTCTTTATTAGCCTTGAAAGTTCCTTCAGAGTTAGGTGGGGCTGGATTAAGTGAATTAGATTACCGTCGTCTACAAATTTTGATGGCTAGAGCTTCAGGAGCTTTAACCTTTTTGCAAACTCAACATCAAAGTGCAGCAACGATGTTAGCCAAAAGCCCTAATCAGTCACTACAGCAACAGTTTTTGCCACAGGCGGCAACGGGAGAATCCCTGATCGGAGTAGGCTTTTCTCATCTTCGTCGTCGTACACCAATGATTACGGCTACTCCAACCAGGGAAGGATATCTCATAACTGGGGAAGTCCCCTGGATTACTGGCTATGATTTTTTTGCTCACTTTATTTTGGGTGCAACCTTGCCTGATGGTCAAGAGCTTTATGGGATGTTGCCCTTGCAAAACCGATTACAAGGTTTAGGAGGTAAAATCTCTCTCAGTAAACCCATGGCATTGATGGCAATGAGCGCTACCAATACCGTTAGTGCCCAGATAAATCAATGGTTTTTAAGTTGCGATCGCCTAATAACAATTAAACCAGCAGGTTCCATCCACCAAAGTAGCCGTAAAAACATCCTCAATCATGGTTTTTTCGCTTTGGGTTGTGCTTATGCAGGGTTAGATGTGCTTCAGACAGTGGCAGACCAAAAACCATTAGCTTTTCTGCGACAATCCTGGCAATCTCTGACAGCAGAAGTTAAACAATGTGAACAACAGGCGATTACATCTACAGCTAATAGTGATGCTACTTATCAACAACGGTTACAGCTTCGTGCATGGGCAATAGATTTAGCTGAACGCTCTAGTTTGGCAGCAGTAATTGCTTCTAGTGGCGCAGCCAACTATTTAAATTCCAGTGCGGGACGAATTTATCGAGAAGCTTTATTATTTAGTGTTTCAGGACAAACTACTGATGTGATGGAAGTAAGTTTGAAAAGATTATTACGTGATGCAGTAGCCTCTGATAACAATGCTTAA
- a CDS encoding phasin family protein has product MANFEDIAKKAFYMGVGFASYAQEKAEDNLKDLKVQAQKLADEMAERGKMSTEEARKFVDELVAQAQQGTVTGDNKTEPREPRRIEIVDEDEQPQPEPEVELESQAPNQVGGNNDNLRQQVQSLQEELRRLKKEM; this is encoded by the coding sequence ATGGCAAATTTTGAGGATATTGCAAAAAAAGCTTTTTACATGGGTGTTGGTTTTGCCTCCTACGCTCAAGAAAAAGCAGAAGATAATCTTAAGGACTTAAAAGTTCAGGCACAAAAACTCGCTGATGAAATGGCTGAACGGGGTAAAATGAGTACTGAGGAAGCTCGCAAGTTCGTTGATGAACTAGTAGCGCAAGCTCAACAAGGTACAGTTACCGGCGACAATAAAACAGAACCAAGAGAGCCTCGTCGTATTGAAATCGTAGATGAAGACGAACAGCCTCAGCCCGAACCAGAAGTCGAGTTAGAATCTCAAGCACCAAACCAAGTTGGCGGAAATAATGATAATTTACGCCAGCAAGTGCAGTCTTTACAAGAAGAATTACGCCGTCTAAAAAAAGAAATGTAA
- a CDS encoding nicotinate phosphoribosyltransferase, which translates to MVPAQSDLNINSQENSLLTDLYQLTMASCYVGEGIANKTASFELFVRRFPHNFAYLIAMGLAQVLEYLDQLNFSQEQIKALKHTGIFNHAPQEFWNLLETAKFTGDVWAVPEGTAIFANEPILRIEAPLWQAQLIETYLLNTINYQTLIATKAARIRDIAGEKAKILEFGTRRAFSPQGAIWAARAALAAGFDGTSNVLAALKLGEKPQGTMAHALVMAIKAIAGSEDEAFRAFQNYFPQASLLIDTYDTVAATKRLQAEVESGAMKIAGVRIDSGDLGELSQKVRSYLPETNIFVSGDLDEWEIDKLRQQGAAIDGYGIGTKLVTGEPVNGVYKLVEIDRIPTMKLSSNKLSYPGRKQIFRKMVNGQIQQDRLGLFEEIPQENEHELLQLVMQNGRRRQSSQALNTIRQRTANSIASLPAATRQISNPKFISVNISTALESLRQSVAMQNSVINN; encoded by the coding sequence ATCGTACCAGCCCAAAGTGATTTAAATATAAACTCGCAAGAAAATTCTTTACTAACTGATTTGTATCAATTAACTATGGCTTCCTGCTATGTGGGAGAAGGTATAGCTAATAAAACTGCAAGTTTTGAGCTATTTGTTCGTCGTTTCCCTCATAATTTTGCTTATTTAATTGCCATGGGTTTAGCTCAAGTATTGGAATATCTTGACCAGCTGAATTTTAGTCAGGAGCAAATTAAGGCATTAAAACACACTGGTATATTTAACCACGCTCCTCAGGAATTCTGGAATTTGCTTGAAACAGCAAAATTCACAGGAGATGTCTGGGCGGTACCTGAAGGTACTGCAATTTTTGCTAACGAGCCGATCTTGAGAATCGAAGCTCCTTTATGGCAAGCACAGTTGATAGAAACTTATTTGCTCAATACAATCAATTATCAGACTTTAATTGCTACTAAAGCGGCTCGCATTAGGGATATTGCTGGAGAAAAAGCCAAGATTCTTGAATTTGGAACCAGGAGGGCATTTAGTCCTCAGGGAGCAATCTGGGCAGCCAGAGCTGCATTAGCAGCAGGATTTGACGGAACATCAAATGTCTTAGCTGCTTTAAAATTAGGGGAAAAACCGCAAGGCACAATGGCTCATGCTTTAGTAATGGCTATTAAGGCGATCGCCGGTAGCGAGGACGAAGCCTTTAGAGCTTTTCAAAATTATTTTCCTCAGGCATCGTTATTAATTGATACTTACGATACTGTTGCTGCTACTAAACGTTTGCAAGCAGAGGTAGAATCAGGAGCGATGAAGATCGCCGGAGTACGCATTGATTCGGGAGATTTAGGAGAATTATCGCAAAAAGTACGTAGCTATTTGCCCGAGACTAATATATTCGTTAGTGGAGATTTAGATGAATGGGAAATCGACAAGTTGCGACAACAAGGGGCAGCTATAGATGGTTATGGTATTGGTACTAAATTAGTTACAGGCGAGCCAGTTAACGGAGTATATAAATTAGTCGAAATTGATCGTATCCCAACCATGAAGTTGTCTAGCAATAAGCTTTCTTATCCTGGACGTAAACAAATATTTCGCAAGATGGTTAATGGTCAAATACAACAAGATCGATTGGGGTTATTCGAGGAAATTCCCCAGGAAAATGAGCATGAATTACTCCAGTTAGTGATGCAGAATGGTAGAAGAAGACAATCTTCACAAGCTCTCAACACAATTCGTCAGCGTACCGCTAATTCTATAGCTAGTCTTCCTGCTGCAACTCGCCAAATCAGTAACCCTAAATTTATCAGTGTCAACATTTCAACTGCTTTAGAATCTTTGCGACAGTCAGTAGCGATGCAAAACTCAGTAATTAACAATTAG
- a CDS encoding nicotinate-nucleotide adenylyltransferase, producing the protein MTEIALFGTSADPPTVGHQTILHWLSQHYDLVVVWASDNPFKQHQTSLKDRTEMLRLAIADINPIQNKINLHPELSDRRTLVTVNKAREIWGKEAESSLVIGSDILQQITSWYRIEELLKLVKVLVVPRLGYSIRQQSLESLAQIGGKCAIATLNAPKVSSSTYRLQKDRSLITPAVNNYILQNNLYNETLEAG; encoded by the coding sequence ATGACAGAAATTGCCCTTTTTGGTACGAGTGCCGATCCGCCGACAGTAGGACACCAAACTATTCTGCACTGGTTATCACAACATTACGATCTAGTAGTCGTGTGGGCATCGGATAACCCCTTTAAACAGCACCAAACTTCCTTGAAAGATCGCACCGAAATGTTACGCTTGGCGATCGCCGATATCAATCCAATCCAAAATAAGATTAATCTCCATCCAGAGTTAAGCGATCGCCGAACTTTGGTTACGGTAAACAAAGCCAGAGAAATCTGGGGAAAGGAGGCAGAGTCTAGTTTGGTAATCGGTTCAGATATCCTACAGCAAATAACTAGCTGGTATCGTATTGAAGAATTATTAAAGCTGGTCAAAGTATTGGTTGTTCCACGTTTAGGATATAGCATCCGCCAACAAAGTTTAGAATCATTAGCTCAGATTGGAGGCAAATGTGCGATCGCTACTTTAAACGCTCCCAAAGTTTCTTCCAGTACTTATCGTTTACAAAAAGATCGAAGCTTAATTACCCCTGCCGTAAATAACTACATTTTGCAAAATAATTTATATAACGAGACATTAGAAGCTGGCTAG